A stretch of the Acyrthosiphon pisum isolate AL4f chromosome A2, pea_aphid_22Mar2018_4r6ur, whole genome shotgun sequence genome encodes the following:
- the LOC115033018 gene encoding cilia- and flagella-associated protein 58-like: MISQQLEQQKEYVAYKEVQLTKNDTVLKQTEKELQKCQQEIDEYETRVEGMSNLLKKKNEDEKSMIMTLKLLQKKIEKLQKQNDEGNKDKNKLINQMNKRNEELLRQKDANDILRTTLGKGEVEYNKRIDDIRLLKSEVKSLSVQKNLLMKNLSEINDIRGEVLKYEQKLNRERLKCRALEDMLIKPTNVHRWRILKNTDPPAYEMAAKVKILQKRLLEQCTRVFDKDLQVQEMQTRYEKLKDEFIKLPGRDIFKEMNDIKRTLLKKDDKMRSLSGELIISQQTTKECMFDLERTKKDLNEFKNKYYELKRVVTKINLKNQNTSALAKPDSTPTSYSKFLDMTI; the protein is encoded by the exons atgatttcacaGCAACTCGAACAACAAAAGGAATACGTCGCGTACAAAGAAGTGCAATTAACGAAAAACGATACAG TATTAAAACAAACCGAAAAGGAACTTCAGAAATGTCAACAAGAAATCGACGAATACGAGACCCGAGTGGAAGGAATGTCAAATTTATTAAAGAAGAAAAATGAAGACGAAAAGTCGATGATAATGACATTGAAATTATTgcagaaaaaaatagaaaaacttcAGAAACAGAATGATGAA GGAAACAAAGACAAAAACAAACTCATAAATCAAATGAATAAACGCAACGAGGAGCTATTAAGACAAAAAGATGCTAATGACATATTAAGAACAACATTAGGCAAGGGAGAAGTGGAATATAATAAAAGGATTGACGATATTAGATTGCTGAAATCGGAAGTAAAGAGTTTGag CGTTCAAAAAAACTTATTGATGAAAAACCTATCAGAAATAAATGATATAAGAGGCGAAGTACTTAAATATGAGCAAAAACTAAACAGAGAACGTTTGAAATGTCGGGCTCTAGAAGACATGTTAATCAAACCTACAAACGTACACCGTTGGagaatattaaaa AACACTGATCCGCCGGCTTACGAGATGGCTGCCAAAGTGAAAATCCTTCAAAAACGGTTACTCGAACAATGCACCAGAGTATTCGACAAGGATTTGCAAGTCCAAGAGATGCAGACTAGGTACGAAAAACTGAAAGATGAATTCATTAAGCTACCAGGCAGAGATATTTTCAAAGAAATGAACGATATCAAAAGAACTCTATTAAAAAAAGACGACAAAATGAGG aGCTTATCCGGAGAATTAATTATCAGTCAGCAGACAACAAAAGAGTGCATGTTTGACTTGGAGAGAACGAAGAAAGACttaaacgaatttaaaaataaatattacgaactg AAACGCGTTGTGAcgaaaataaatcttaaaaaccaaaatacttCAGCATTAGCCAAACCGGATTCAACTCCTACGAGTTATAGCAAATTTTTGGATATGACTATATAg
- the LOC100576040 gene encoding cilia- and flagella-associated protein 58-like, translating into MEINNSNKSESEYKHDLDFATDPPLTEALTHLWAAVQKLGEESVKCIEEKKSLTSVMDNYRQLMPEIKQSILSEQNTVEKLKEELNSAHRMLDASNLREQIIQESNDNLLAQIKTLKTELDSKTKQMEEESLFSSMGQGDTSQLELTRTKRELTRIDIENKRLNNLCESLKKELDGAEYNVRDLEADLAAQSNNLVKEIKTKEKLEDRIKSDHDQMEKIKTELGTIKNNFKKYQENELLRVQSELTRLIATHETSVRKRQEVVEEVEKISEGKKNSENDVATLERNLNASQEDNIQLKKMLELTEREKKLHQEIINLKHKIHEDSVTLNHKEVEVQELKKEVNKWSDKFKEQDHDLHTIKTERNLFSKNLTEAKVCIAIILFKCRINSLLV; encoded by the exons ATGGAAATCAACAACTCTAATAAATCCGAATCGGAATACAAACat gatcTTGATTTTGCTACGGATCCGCCTCTCACAGAAGCGCTCACTCATCTGTGGGCGGCTGTTCAAAAACTCGGCGAGGAATCTGTAAAATGCATAGaggaaaaaaaatcgttaacgaGCGTGATGGACAATTACAGGCAATTGATGCCAGAAATCAAACAGTCTATTTTATCAGAGCAAAACACAGTGGAAAAACTCAAAGAG gAATTAAACTCTGCACATCGTATGCTGGACGCTTCCAACCTTCGAGAACAAATAATTCAAGAATCCAACGATAATTTATTGGCACAAATAAAGACCTTAAAAACTGAACTGGATTCGAAAACTAAGCAAATGGAAGAGGAAAGCTT ATTTTCTTCTATGGGTCAAGGTGATACGAGCCAATTAGAGTTGACAAGAACAAAGCGGGAACTTACTAGAATAGATATAGAGAACAAGCGTCTAAATAATCTTTGTGAGTCGTTGAAAAAAGAGCTGGACGGTGCCGAGTATAATGTCAGAGATCTCGAAGCCGATTTAGCT gcTCAAAGTAACAATCTAGtgaaagaaataaaaacaaaggaAAAATTAGAGGACCGTATAAAAAGTGACCACGAtcaaatggaaaaaataaaaaccgaacTTGGTACCATTaagaataatttcaaaaag TATCaagaaaatgaattattaagaGTTCAATCCGAACTGACACGTTTGATTGCTACTCATGAAACATCTGTCAGAAAACGACAAGAAGTTGTGGAGGAGGTTGAAAAAATTTCTgagggaaaaaaaaattctgaaaacgaCGTAGCTACTTTGGAACGAAACTTAAACGCATCACAAGAAGATAAtattcaacttaaaaaaatgttagaattAACAGAAAGAGAAAAGAA GTTACAccaagaaataataaatttaaaacacaaaattcaCGAAGATTCGGTGACATTAAATCACAAAGAAGTGGAAgtacaagaattaaaaaaagaagTAAACAAATGGAGTGATAAGTTTAAAGAGCAAGATCACGACCTACACACTATAAAAACTGAAagaaatctgttttcaaaaaatcttaCTGAAGCTAAGGTTTGTATCGccataatactttttaagtgtcgtattaattcattattagtttaa